From Solanum lycopersicum chromosome 8, SLM_r2.1, the proteins below share one genomic window:
- the LOC101254409 gene encoding probable glycosyltransferase At5g25310 — MMMMKKSGGDDGGGLLYTSLGVLCCVLVLSVIAVVSIRFSVSGSPFPSSVSSVNSAAITIAELQKKVIAATLANPNPSRAIASDLSYYRNSSFTPIPRKSTLVRKDDKIEEGLARARAAIRKAAVAGNLSMNPGGIYRNAGAFYQSYKEMERKLKVYVYEDGDFILVHNGPCKDIYASEGRFISEMEYGNNKFRTRDPHSAHVYFMPFSVAWMVKFLYVPLSYNLAPLKQYVSDYVRLISTKYPFWNRTHGADHFMLSCHDWAPVTSKGNDFLYNTSIRVLCNANSSEGFNPQKDVSLPEIYLYNGVVSPKLQSPPPANISRPYLGFFAGGLHGHVRETLFDHWKEKDSQLRVYQQLPKDMDYPSEMLHSVFCLCPSGYEVASPRVVEAIYAECVPVMLSDHYVFPFSDVLNWEAFSLQVNISDIPRLKDILLAVPDDKYMKLKEGMRAVRKHFELNRPARRFDMFHMILHSIWLRRLNLRL, encoded by the exons atgatgatgatgaagaagagtgGTGGTGATGATGGCGGCGGATTACTTTATACTAGTTTAGGTGTACTCTGTTGTGTACTGGTTCTATCTGTGATAGCAGTTGTATCCATTAGGTTTTCCGTTTCCGGAAGCCCTTTTCCATCGTCGGTTTCTTCTGTGAATTCTGCAGCTATTACTATCGCTGAGTTGCAGAAGAAAGTGATCGCCGCCACCCTTGCTAATCCAAATCCGTCACGAGCCATCGCTTCCGATCTCTCTTACTACCGGAACTCTTCATTCACTCCGATTCCTAGAAAATCTACACTTGTT AGGAAAGATGATAAGATAGAGGAAGGACTAGCACGAGCAAGAGCGGCAATTCGAAAAGCTGCTGTTGCTGGAAACCTGTCTATGAACCCTGGTGGGATCTACCGCAATGCAGGCGCGTTTTATCA GAGTTACAAGGAAATGGAGAGGAAGCTGAAGGTGTATGTATATGAAGATGGAGACTTCATATTAGTCCATAATGGACCGTGTAAAGATATATATGCTAGTGAGGGAAGGTTCATCAGTGAGATGGAATATGGTAACAATAAATTCAGGACAAGAGACCCTCATTCAGCCCATGTTTACTTCATGCCTTTTAGTGTAGCTTGGATGGTTAAGTTTCTCTACGTCCCTCTTTCATATAATCTTGCACCTCTTAAACAGTACGTCTCTGATTATGTCCGACTTATATCAACTAAATACCCATTCTGGAATCGAACCCATGGAGCTGATCATTTCATGCTTTCTTGCCATGATTGG GCTCCTGTTACTTCAAAGGGCAATGATTTCCTGTACAATACATCAATAAGGGTTTTGTGTAATGCCAACTCCTCGGAAGGTTTCAATCCTCAGAAAGATGTCAGTCTTCCTGAAATCTATCTTTACAATGGTGTTGTGTCCCCAAAGCTGCAGTCTCCTCCACCAGCCAACATTTCAAggccttatcttggattctttgCTGGTGGACTTCATGGCCATGTCCGGGAAACCCTCTTTGATCACTGGAAGGAAAAAGACTCCCAGCTTCGTGTATACCAACAATTGCCTAAGGACATGGATTATCCCTCTGAAATGTTGCACTCCGTGTTTTGCCTATGCCCTAGTGGCTATGAAGTGGCTAGCCCAAGAGTGGTTGAAGCCATTTATGCGGAATGTGTTCCTGTTATGCTATCAGATCATTATGTCTTCCCTTTTAGTGATGTGCTAAACTGGGAAGCATTCTCACTACAGGTTAACATCTCTGATATCCCAAGGCTAAAGGACATCTTGTTGGCTGTTCCAGATGACAAATACATGAAGCTCAAGGAAGGCATGAGGGCTGTGAGGAAACATTTTGAACTTAACCGGCCTGCTCGGAGGTTTGATATGTTTCATATGATATTGCATTCTATATGGCTCAGAAGACTAAATTTAAGGCTCTAG